In Actinoplanes lobatus, the DNA window ACTATGTCGCCAACGAACAGGAACTCGACCGGCAGACCAGCTCGTCCAACGCCGACGAGCGGACCCTGCGGCAGGTATACGACCTGCCGTTCGAGATCGCGGCCAAGCGTGGCGATCCGGCCGGCATCATGTGCTCCTACAACCGGATCAACGGGGTGTACGCCTGCGAGCACCCGCGACAGAACAGCGTCCTCAAGGACGACGTGGGCTTCGACGGGTATGTGATGAGCGACTTCGGCTCGGTGCACTCCACCGCCGCGAGCCTGGTCAACGGGCTCGACCAGGAGCTGAACCGGCCGATCTGGTTCACCCCGGCGAGGCTCGACGCGGCCCTCGCCGCCGGGCAGATCACCCAGGGTCGGATCGACGCGGCGGCGCTGCGCGTGATCACCGCCTACATCCGCGGCGGGCTCTTCGACCATCCGCTGCCGGCCATCCCGGTTCTGGACGCGTCCACCGCCGCGCACAAGGCCGTCGCGCGGTCGGTCGCCGAACAGGGCTCGGTGCTGCTCAAGAACATCAAGAACACACTGCCGATCAAGACCGGCTCCGGTACGCGGATCGCCGTCATCGGTTCGACAGCATCGGAGACCGCGCACTCCGTATGCAGTCTGCCCTGGAGGTTCGGGAACCCGACCACGATGCGGTGCGAGGACCTCGTCACGCCGCTGGCCGGGATCACCGCGCGGGCCGCCCGGGCCGGGGCGACCGTCACCTACGACAACGGCAGCGACCCGGCGGCGGCCGCGGTCACCGCCGCCGGGGCCGACATCGCGGTCGTCTTCGGATATCAGCGGGCCGGGGAGTTCACCGACCTGGCCGATCTGCGGTTGCAGGGCGGCGGGGACACGCTGATCTCGGCGGTCGCCGCGGCCAATCCCCGTACCGTCGTGGTGCTCCAGACCGGCAGTGCCGTCGAGATGCCGTGGCTCGACCAGGTTCCGGCCGTGCTCCAGAACTGGTACGGCGGGGAACAGATGGGCCCGGCGCTGGCGGCGCTGCTGTTCGGCGACGTCAACCCGTCCGGGAAACTGCCGATGACGTTCCCCCGGTCGCTCGCCGACACACCGACGGCCGGTGATGTCGCCCGCTACCCGGGCGTCGTGGTCGACGGGATCCGGCAGGTGTCCTACAGCGAGGGTCTCCAGGTCGGGTACCGCTGGTATGAGGCGCGGGGCATCGATCCGCTCTTCGCTTTCGGGTACGGGCTGTCGTACACGTCCTTCGCCTACCGCGACCTGGAGGTGACCGGGGACGGCCGCGACGGGATCCGGATCCGGTTCCGGTTGACCAACACCGGGAAACGCCCGGGGACCGAGGTGGCCCAGGCGTATGTCTCGTTGCCGTCGTCCACCGGCGAGCCGGCCAAGCGCCTGGCCGGATGGTCGCGCGTCGCTCTCGGCCCGGGTCGCTCCCGGACCGTCCAGATCGACCTGAGCCGCGCCGACCTGGCCGACCTGCACCTGCTCCAGTACTACGACCCGGCCCGTTCCGGCTGGGTGACGGCCCGGGGCACCTACGGCTTCACCGTCGGCGGCTCCTCCACCGCCTCCTTGCACGACACGCTCCGCGTGCGCTGATCATTCATGGACATGGCGGCCTCCCTACTCAGGGGCGGCCGCCAGGTCGGCGTTCTCAACAAGCTCGACCGGTGACGGCTTCATCTGCGTCAACATGTACCGGTCAAGATGTACGCATCGGAATGTACGGGCCGCTGTCCGGCCTGAATCGCGTCAAGATGTACGGTCCAGTTGCCGGCATGAACGGCGTCAACATGTACAGGCCACCGTCCGGCTGGACCCCGTCAAGATACATCGACCAAGATCCGGCTTGATCGCGTCAAGATGTCAGCCTCGTCGAGGCTGGTGAGACCCACGTCGACGGATCGTCATCGACGACGCCTATCCGATCGGCGGACCCCGAGTCGGCGACCGGATCGTTGACCATGGCGTACCGTCGATGTTGGTGGCCGGAGTAGCGGCCGGTCACCGCGCCCTGCCCGCTACCAGGGAGCACCTCATGGCCGAGCACATCGGTGCGCGCGTCCGGCTCTGGCGCCGCCGCCGCAAGCTGTCCCAGAGCGCCCTCGCCGGTCTCGCCGGCGTGACACAGGCCTACCTCAGCCAGATCGAGAACGGGCTCCGCGCCGTCGAGAGGCGCAGCACCCAGGTCGCCCTCGCCCAAGCCCTGGACGTGTCCGTCGCCGACCTCCTCGGCCAAACCGCCGACCCGACGGACCCGGTCCGGTCACGGGCCGCCGAGCACATCGCGGACATCCGGGTCGCGCTCGTCGAGTTGGAGGTCGGCGACATCCGCGCGCCAGGACGTAATCCTGCCGAACTGGATGACGCCATTCGCCGCATGCAGCAGCTGCGTATATCCAGCGATCATCTGGTGCTCGCCCCTGGCCTGGCCGGCCTGCTCCGCGACGCCGCCCGCCGTCCGGAGGCACTGGTTCGGGTGGCCTACACAGCGGCCTCGTGTCTGCGCTCGCTCGGATATCGCGACCTCGCCCGCCCTGCCGCCAGGATCGCGATCGATGCCGCCCGAAGCCTGGATGACCCTGCCTGGATCGGCATGGCCGAGTTCGGCTACATCCAGTCCCTGCCGATCGAAGCCGCGACGGTCGCAAGGCGCGTCGCCGACCGTGCGATCACCGAGATGCAGAACGCCGCGGCCGACCCCTCCGCCCGGCAGACCCTCGGGCAGATCCACCTGACAGCAGCACTGGCCAGTGCCACCGCGCAGCGCCACGACGACGCGTGGGCTCACCTCGCCGCAGCGCAGGCCGAGGCTGGCAGCCTCGGTGAGCCGCTGGACGGCCTTGGGTTCTTCGGTAACTTCTTCGGCCCACTGAACGTGCACCTCTGGAAGATGACGCTGCTTACCGAGATGGGCGACCACGGCAGGGTGCTCGAGATGGCCGATGGTTTGCCTGTCGACGAGATTCCGATCGCGAGCCGCAGGCAGAGCTATCACCTGGACCGCGGGCGGGCACTGGCGCACTCCGGCCGCAACGACAAGCTGGCGTTGATCGCGCTGGCGCAGGCCGAGCGGGCCGCCCCGGCACCTTTCCGCCTGAACCCGGTGATCCGCGACGTGGTGTCGACGATGATCACGCGGGCGAAGCGGAAGGCCGTGGCCGAGGACCTGACCGCGATGGCCCAGCGTCTCGGGGTAAGCCCCGTATAACACCGCGTTATGACATCGGTTCCCGCCCGCCGTTAGCTTCCGTGGCAGCGGCGGCGGGTGCCGAAGAACGTGAGCGACCTGCGCCCGTCGCCGCCGTCCCGAGCGGCGGGTCGTGACCAACAGCGGCCCGTCGCCTCCCATGGTCCGGAGGCGATGAGCATGCTGGAGAAAATCATCAGGCACCTGATCTGGCGGGGCCGGGTGGCCGCCGCCCACGCCGAGCGGGACGCCGCCCGCCGCGAGGCCGCCGAACGGTCCGCCGCCGTCCGGCGCATCCTTGACCAGGCACAGACGATGCCCGGCAGCCGGACCATCCGGTGAGCGCTTTCCAACGCGGCGACCGGGTGACGGTGCGGCCGCCCTACGACAGCCCGCACGTCGAGTGCACGCCGCACATGGTCATTGCCGGCGAATGCCCGCCACCCGATCGGCACGGCGACACCGGCTACCAGGTGACGGCGTCGACGATGCGCCACGTCGACGGTCGGCAGATGCTGTTCGGCCCGTATCCGCCGGAGCAACTCGTGGCGGGCTGGGACGAGCGAGTGGCACGGCTGCGGTGACCGTCTGCCAGGCCGCCGGGCTCGCTCACCAGCCGAACCCGTGCACCTACGACTGTCGAGGATGCGGGGAGCCGTGGCC includes these proteins:
- a CDS encoding beta-glucosidase, with protein sequence MRFRRIGTALLLLAPMATIVTGTPALAADCSTHPWMDTRRSPEQRARALLAASSPHQIHRWLVEQPANSPQQTQWAGDVVYPVQVPCTPTVVYTDGPDGIRFTDGVTAFPATIATASTWNERLAYVKGAAQADEGYQKGKNVVLAPGIAGGRTPLSGRTPEYLGEDALLSGLMAAAGARGVQSDGRVLATLKHYVANEQELDRQTSSSNADERTLRQVYDLPFEIAAKRGDPAGIMCSYNRINGVYACEHPRQNSVLKDDVGFDGYVMSDFGSVHSTAASLVNGLDQELNRPIWFTPARLDAALAAGQITQGRIDAAALRVITAYIRGGLFDHPLPAIPVLDASTAAHKAVARSVAEQGSVLLKNIKNTLPIKTGSGTRIAVIGSTASETAHSVCSLPWRFGNPTTMRCEDLVTPLAGITARAARAGATVTYDNGSDPAAAAVTAAGADIAVVFGYQRAGEFTDLADLRLQGGGDTLISAVAAANPRTVVVLQTGSAVEMPWLDQVPAVLQNWYGGEQMGPALAALLFGDVNPSGKLPMTFPRSLADTPTAGDVARYPGVVVDGIRQVSYSEGLQVGYRWYEARGIDPLFAFGYGLSYTSFAYRDLEVTGDGRDGIRIRFRLTNTGKRPGTEVAQAYVSLPSSTGEPAKRLAGWSRVALGPGRSRTVQIDLSRADLADLHLLQYYDPARSGWVTARGTYGFTVGGSSTASLHDTLRVR
- a CDS encoding helix-turn-helix domain-containing protein, which codes for MAEHIGARVRLWRRRRKLSQSALAGLAGVTQAYLSQIENGLRAVERRSTQVALAQALDVSVADLLGQTADPTDPVRSRAAEHIADIRVALVELEVGDIRAPGRNPAELDDAIRRMQQLRISSDHLVLAPGLAGLLRDAARRPEALVRVAYTAASCLRSLGYRDLARPAARIAIDAARSLDDPAWIGMAEFGYIQSLPIEAATVARRVADRAITEMQNAAADPSARQTLGQIHLTAALASATAQRHDDAWAHLAAAQAEAGSLGEPLDGLGFFGNFFGPLNVHLWKMTLLTEMGDHGRVLEMADGLPVDEIPIASRRQSYHLDRGRALAHSGRNDKLALIALAQAERAAPAPFRLNPVIRDVVSTMITRAKRKAVAEDLTAMAQRLGVSPV